Part of the Virgibacillus necropolis genome, TCTCCCCGTCCAACAGTCATCTCCCACTCACATTGTGCCTTTGCAGCTAGTGGATTGCCTGATTGAATCGTGTACGTGTTTTTATTTATACTTCCATGTTTCAAACCATTATGAGGTAACAAACGCTCTCCTTCATCTGAAAAATCATCCAGCTGCCATACATTCGTTATCGTATTATGAGAAACGTTTCGTGTCCGATTTTCTGTTCTAAGGATTTCTCTGTCAATCACTTGAGCTGTTTCCGGTGTATCGAAATGAATAGAATCATCCACTTCAGGCTGTGGTGTCCGAACAGGCAGATTCAATTTCGTGTTTTCACCTGTATAGATTTCCAGTGTCACAGGTTTTGGCGATGGCCAAGCTTGCGGCCAATAAGTTGGTGATATAGCTACCTCCAGTACGTGATCAGCAGGAATAGATTGGCCGACACTATCTAATTTAATGGATGCTTGATATTTCTTTCCAACCTCCAAAGCTTCTGGATGCTCATGGGAGTTGAGATGATTTAAATTTAACATTCCCCAACTAATTAAAGTGGATTCTCCCGTAGGTGCCTTAACACAAAGCCGGATAGCAACAAGAGCATTCTCCTGATCCGATGTAAATTCCATGTCAAATACTGGATGTCCGAGCATATCAAAGTTTTCTTCAAAAGGATCGGATGTAAAAACTACTGACTTTCCATTTTCTAATCGCTGATCAGACGGCAAATCGCCCGGTTCCCCAAATGGACAAAATACACCAGCATAATAGCCATGTTCTTGAACACTTGGGACAACAACTTTTTCATTAGAATTCTGCTCATTTACTAGTTTACCGTCTTTAAGCCAGAAATGTTTTTGATTAACATTTTTTGAAGGCCATGAAGAATCAACTACCCACTTTCCAGGTCTTTCATCATAGTTAACTTTCGGTAACTCGTTGTCTTGAATCCATGTTATTAATTTCGGATCCTCTTTAACCCCTGTATCGATACCTTTTAACCATTGGTCCCACCAACGCAAGCATTCCTGCAGAAAACCAATTGTCGGTTCTGGTGTCGCTACCTCAGGATATTCATGGGCCCATGGACCAATTATTCCTTTTGAATACGGAAGATTTTCAATAAGCCTAAATACAGCATCCGTATAACCGTCCTGCCATCCACCGACAGTGAAAACGGGAATTTGTATGTCCGAGTAGTCTTCACATATGGATCCATGCTTCCAATAATTATCTCTGGTTTGGTGACTCATCCACTTGTTGACATATGGTGTTGTGTTCAATCGTTTCAACCAGTTTTCCTTCCAGCTTTCTCCTACTACTTCTGGATCTTGCGGTCGGGCACTGTAAGCGAACATGGTTGATGCCCACCAAAGCATATCAGATGCTAATACATTGCCTCCACGGTAATGAACATCGTCCGCATATCGATCATCCGTTGAGCATAAGGTAATAATCGTTTTTAATGCTGGATGCTGTCTTGCAGCAACCTGTAAGCCGTTAAAACCACCCCATGATTTTCCAATCATTCCAAGATCTCCAGTTGCCCATGACTGTTTACCAATCCAATCAAATACTTCCAAAGCATCATCGTGTTCCTGTTCCAAATATTCGTCTGGCAAAAACCCATCTGAATTACCTGTTCCTCGAATATCAACTCGGATACTTGCATATCCATGCCCGGCAAAATAAGGATGACGAATCGAATCGCGAATTGCTGTGAAATCATCTTTTCGATACGGTAAATATTCCAAAATAGCTGGGACTGGATTCTCGGTCGCATCTTTTGGCAACCAGATCGTCGCTGCCAACCTGGTCCCATCAGACATTGGAATCCACACATGTTCCTTCTTCTCAATCTCTCTAGGAAAATCTAACAATGTTTTTCTATCGGTAGAATCACTTACATTAAATACCAAATTATTCAACTCCTCTAAGATGTACTGTTTCTGTTTTAGTTACGTTCGCCATATGCATAGTTAACGTCTTTCCTTTTTTCAGGAACAACTGTAGACATAATACTTTTGTATACGTATTCCATTGTTTGTTTTGCAGCTTCTTCTTTCGAAACATTTCTCCGCAAATTCAGCAGATTTGTTATCATTCCCGTCCAGATCAACATGGTGGTGTCAGCAATATATTCAATATCCTCTTCTTTAATAAATCCTTCTTCTTTAGCAGTTTGAATATATAGAGAACTGCGGGTTGATATGTTATGATGCGTGATAATCGATTGCACTTCTTCGGAGAGATTGATTAATTCATTTGCATACACTTGATAATAATTACGCATTAGTTCCTCTGGAATAGTACCCAGATTTTCAATATAAAGCAGAGAATATACTTCTGGTAATTCAAAGGAATGTTTACAAAAGCACTCCCATGCGTACAACCATTTTCCGATTGTATTATTCCCTTTTTCCAAATAGTTAGGAAGATCTTTAAAGTAGTTGTTCGTGTCACGCATGACAGCAAAAAACTTCAAATGGGATAAATCTCGAAAGTAGTTATAGACTGTTGAACTCGTATATCCTGCCCGATCTGCAATTTCACGGATGGTTATATGATTTAAACCCTTTTCCTGAATAAGCTCGGATGTTGCGTCTAAAAAATACCGCCACATTCTAGCCGTTTGAATCTCTTTCCTTTTATTATTCATTAGCCGAACACCTCAACAAATTATTTAACATTTTAAAACTACGGCAACCTACTAGCATAGCAACCCCCTGGTCAAGACAACCAAGGGGTTTCTTTATCACTCTAATTTATGAACTTTTATAAACATAAGATTCGGTTAAGCAAGTCGCCGCTTCGATTTCCGTTCTACTGTACCTAGAATTAGATCGGCTATGATCGCCATTAAGGTAGCAAGAATGGCTCCAGCGTAGATTTTAACATCGTGTTGAAGACTAATCCCAGAAATAATTTCTTTCCCTAGACCACCCGCACCAACGTAAGGGCCAAGTGTAGCCACAGAAATAGCGATTACAGCAGCAAGTCTTATCCCAGCCAGTAGAAACGGAATAGACAGGGGAAATTGTATTTTCAATAGCAGTTGGAATGTGGTCATACCGTTTCCAACTCCCGCTTCTATTATACTGTCATCTACTTCCTTGATTCCAACATACGTGTTTTTCACTATAGGAAGCAAGGAATATAGAAACAATCCGACGACAATTGTTTCAAACCCAAAACCTAAATAGAGCATTAATATTGCAAGCATAGCCAAGCTAGGTATCAACTGCAATATATTTGTGAGTGATATGATAATTGGTGCCAATTTGTCAAACTTTGCTGCGATAACACCAAGTGGTATCCCGACAACAAGTGCCAGCCCTATTCCATAGGCAACCATTAAAAGATGTTCGATCGATAGATATAACAATTCACTGTTGTTTTCAATTATATATTGTACAAGTTTAGTGATGAACTCCATATTTTCTCACCTTTTCTATCAGTCTAGCATTCCTTTTTCTTTTAAAAATTCTTTCGAAACTTCTTTGATGCTTCTCTTTTCAATATCTACCTCATATATCAAATCAGTCATTTTTTCTGTAGAAATTAATCCAACAGTAGATTTAACGATATCATCAATTTTTGGATACTCTTCAATTACACTATTTCGGGCAACTATAGAAGCCTCATATGGCGGGAAAAACTCTTTATCATCTTTGAGTACTTTCAGGTCATGCTTTTTTAATTGTGGATCAACAGTGTAAGCAGTAACAACATCCAATTCATCACTGGCAATTCCTTGGTACATTAAAGCAACATCCATTCCACGTGCATCGGCAAATTTGTAACCATATGTTTCTTGAAAACCTTCATAACCATCATTATCGCGTTCTATCCAAGCGTTATCAGTCCCTAATGTTAACTCATCCGCATATTTCTCTAGATCTGATATCGTCTTAACGTTATTTTTTTTTGCAAAATCTTGTTTTACTGCAATACTATAGTTGTTTATATAACCAATCGGATCATACCATTTAATATCGTATTCATCGCCAAAGAAAGACTGAGCTTGCTTCAACGTTTTGTCTGGATTTGTAGAATACTCTACAGCATCGAAATAATTGTTATAAACTTCTCCGGAAAATAAACTAGCAAAATCAAATTCTTCACGTTCAATTCCAGCAAAAATTTGAGCACTTGCTGGGAGATCCTCGACAATCTCTACTTTATGATCTGTTCGATCTTCCACTAATAACTTTAGAATTTGTACATTTATTTTCGAATCGGTATTTTTAGCTGCGGCTGCAGTAAATACCTCCCCACCATCTGCCGAAGTCTCATCACCACATCCTGCAATTAAAAACAGTAAAGCAACTAAACTTACTGCCAAAAAACTTTTAAACTTCATTTTAAAATCCTCCCGTATATTATATTTAGGCTCTTTTTACTATTTTTTCGACTCTTCCAAAAACCAAATCAAGTAATACTGCAATCACGATAGCTAGTATAGTACCAGTGAAAATCATGAATTTGTCATTATAACCAATACCTGCTAGCACAAGGTCACCTAATCCACCTGCACCAATTAATGCCGCAAGTGTTGTCCAACTAATGATATAGACAGCAGTTACACGAATTCCTGACATAACGTACGGAAAAGCTACAGGCAATTCAATTTTAAACAATCTCTGAAATGTACCAAACCCCATTCCCTTAGCCGCTTCTATGATTTCCGGGTTAACGGATTCCATTCCTGCATATGTGTTCCGTAACAATGGCAGTAATGCATATAACAACAACGCAACTACTGCTGGGGTGAAACCAATTCCCAGTATAGGAATCATAATTGCTAACAAGGCAAGGGTGGGAATTGTCTGGAAGATATTAGCGATATTAAAAATAAGGGCTTTGATTTTATTATTTTTCATCTTCGTCATATAGACTGCTAATGGTACGCTAAAACATACCGATAGGATGATCACTGTAAAGGAAATAAGAATATGTTCATACATGTAATGTAATAAGGAAAGGTATTCATCTGATAAATACGTCAAATATTCGGACAAAAATTCCATTTAGGCAACACCACTCTGACCTTCTGTTACATGCTTTAAAACCTGTAACAATTTGTTTTTATCTAGAATACCAACGAGTGTTGAATCCACATTA contains:
- a CDS encoding CocE/NonD family hydrolase is translated as MVFNVSDSTDRKTLLDFPREIEKKEHVWIPMSDGTRLAATIWLPKDATENPVPAILEYLPYRKDDFTAIRDSIRHPYFAGHGYASIRVDIRGTGNSDGFLPDEYLEQEHDDALEVFDWIGKQSWATGDLGMIGKSWGGFNGLQVAARQHPALKTIITLCSTDDRYADDVHYRGGNVLASDMLWWASTMFAYSARPQDPEVVGESWKENWLKRLNTTPYVNKWMSHQTRDNYWKHGSICEDYSDIQIPVFTVGGWQDGYTDAVFRLIENLPYSKGIIGPWAHEYPEVATPEPTIGFLQECLRWWDQWLKGIDTGVKEDPKLITWIQDNELPKVNYDERPGKWVVDSSWPSKNVNQKHFWLKDGKLVNEQNSNEKVVVPSVQEHGYYAGVFCPFGEPGDLPSDQRLENGKSVVFTSDPFEENFDMLGHPVFDMEFTSDQENALVAIRLCVKAPTGESTLISWGMLNLNHLNSHEHPEALEVGKKYQASIKLDSVGQSIPADHVLEVAISPTYWPQAWPSPKPVTLEIYTGENTKLNLPVRTPQPEVDDSIHFDTPETAQVIDREILRTENRTRNVSHNTITNVWQLDDFSDEGERLLPHNGLKHGSINKNTYTIQSGNPLAAKAQCEWEMTVGRGDWEVKLITNSEMTSDSHTFYLTNTMTAYHNGKECFQNTWKKEIPRVYQ
- a CDS encoding TetR/AcrR family transcriptional regulator, producing MNNKRKEIQTARMWRYFLDATSELIQEKGLNHITIREIADRAGYTSSTVYNYFRDLSHLKFFAVMRDTNNYFKDLPNYLEKGNNTIGKWLYAWECFCKHSFELPEVYSLLYIENLGTIPEELMRNYYQVYANELINLSEEVQSIITHHNISTRSSLYIQTAKEEGFIKEEDIEYIADTTMLIWTGMITNLLNLRRNVSKEEAAKQTMEYVYKSIMSTVVPEKRKDVNYAYGERN
- a CDS encoding ABC transporter permease — encoded protein: MEFITKLVQYIIENNSELLYLSIEHLLMVAYGIGLALVVGIPLGVIAAKFDKLAPIIISLTNILQLIPSLAMLAILMLYLGFGFETIVVGLFLYSLLPIVKNTYVGIKEVDDSIIEAGVGNGMTTFQLLLKIQFPLSIPFLLAGIRLAAVIAISVATLGPYVGAGGLGKEIISGISLQHDVKIYAGAILATLMAIIADLILGTVERKSKRRLA
- a CDS encoding ABC transporter substrate-binding protein; amino-acid sequence: MKFKSFLAVSLVALLFLIAGCGDETSADGGEVFTAAAAKNTDSKINVQILKLLVEDRTDHKVEIVEDLPASAQIFAGIEREEFDFASLFSGEVYNNYFDAVEYSTNPDKTLKQAQSFFGDEYDIKWYDPIGYINNYSIAVKQDFAKKNNVKTISDLEKYADELTLGTDNAWIERDNDGYEGFQETYGYKFADARGMDVALMYQGIASDELDVVTAYTVDPQLKKHDLKVLKDDKEFFPPYEASIVARNSVIEEYPKIDDIVKSTVGLISTEKMTDLIYEVDIEKRSIKEVSKEFLKEKGMLD
- a CDS encoding ABC transporter permease, yielding MEFLSEYLTYLSDEYLSLLHYMYEHILISFTVIILSVCFSVPLAVYMTKMKNNKIKALIFNIANIFQTIPTLALLAIMIPILGIGFTPAVVALLLYALLPLLRNTYAGMESVNPEIIEAAKGMGFGTFQRLFKIELPVAFPYVMSGIRVTAVYIISWTTLAALIGAGGLGDLVLAGIGYNDKFMIFTGTILAIVIAVLLDLVFGRVEKIVKRA